In one window of Henckelia pumila isolate YLH828 chromosome 1, ASM3356847v2, whole genome shotgun sequence DNA:
- the LOC140875959 gene encoding DNA-directed RNA polymerases II, IV and V subunit 10 has translation MIIPVRCFTCGKVIGNKWDMYLDLLQSDYTEGDALDALMLVRYCCRRMLMTHVDLIEKLLNYNTLEKSEGS, from the exons ATGATTATACCTGTTCGTTGCTTCACATGTGGAAAG GTGATTGGAAACAAATGGGATATGTATCTTGACTTACTCCAGTCTGATTACACCGAAGG TGATGCTCTAGACGCACTTATGCTGGTTCGGTACTGTTGCCGAAGAATGCTGATGACTCATGTTGATCTCATCGAGAAGCTTCTGAACTATAATA CTTTGGAGAAATCAGAGGGCAGTTGA